A region from the Aegilops tauschii subsp. strangulata cultivar AL8/78 chromosome 5, Aet v6.0, whole genome shotgun sequence genome encodes:
- the LOC109745616 gene encoding uncharacterized protein: MGSLHKTTFVLLMFCLAALGSADYLKYKDPKQPLGVRIKDLLGRMTLAEKIGQMTQIERENATAEAMSKYFIGSVLSGGGSVPSPQASAAAWQSMVNEMQKGALSTRLGIPMIYGIDAVHGHNNVYKATIFPHNVGLGATRDPMLIKRIGEATALEVRATGIPYAFAPCIAVCRDPRWGRCYESYSEDPKVVQSMTTLISGLQGDVPAGSEGRPYVGGSKKVAACAKHYVGDGGTFMGINENNTVIDAHGLMTIHMPAYYNSIIRGVSTVMTSYSSWNGKKMHANHFLVTDFLKNKLKFRGFVISDWQGIDRITSPPGVNYSYSVEAGVGAGIDMIMVPYAYTEFIDDLTYQVKNNIIPMSRIDDAVYRILRVKFTMGLFESPYADPSLVGELGKQEHRDLAREAVRKSLVLLKNGKSASSPLLPLPKKAGKILVAGSHADDLGLQCGGWTITWQGQTGNDKTAGTTILSAIKSTVDPSTEVVFSENPDSAAVDSGKYDYAIVVVGEPPYAETFGDNLNLTIPAPGPSVIQSVCKSVKCVVVLISGRPLVVEPYIGAMDAFVAAWLPGSEGQGVADALFGDYGFTGKLARTWFKSVDQLPMNVGDKHYDPLFPFGFGLTTEANK, from the exons ATGGGGAGTCTGCACAAGACCACCTTTGTTCTCCTCATGTTCTGCTTGGCGGCGTTGGGGAGCGCGGACTATCTCAAGTACAAGGATCCGAAGCAGCCTCTTGGCGTTCGCATCAAGGATCTGCTTGGTCGGATGACTCTCGCTGAAAAGATTGGCCAGATGACCCAGATTGAGAGGGAGAATGCCACAGCAGAGGCCATGTCCAAGTACTTCATAG GTAGCGTACTGAGTGGTGGAGGCAGCGTGCCTTCTCCTCAGGCATCCGCTGCGGCTTGGCAGTCGATGGTGAACGAGATGCAAAAGGGCGCCCTTTCCACCCGCCTAGGTATTCCGATGATCTACGGTATTGATGCTGTGCATGGTCACAACAACGTCTACAAAGCTACCATCTTCCCACATAATGTTGGCCTCGGGGCTACCAG GGACCCGATGTTGATTAAGAGGATAGGAGAAGCAACTGCTCTTGAAGTTAGAGCAACAGGAATTCCTTACGCTTTTGCTCCGTGTATTGCG GTGTGTAGAGACCCAAGATGGGGACGCTGCTACGAAAGCTACAGCGAAGACCCAAAGGTTGTCCAGTCCATGACCACACTTATCTCTGGTCTGCAAGGTGACGTTCCGGCTGGTTCTGAGGGAAGGCCATACGTTGGTGGAAG TAAGAAAGTTGCTGCATGTGCAAAGCACTATGTTGGTGATGGTGGTACGTTTATGGGGATCAACGAGAACAATACAGTCATCGACGCCCATGGGCTGATGACTATCCATATGCCTGCTTATTACAATTCTATCATCAGAGGTGTCTCCACTGTTATGACCTCGTACTCTAGCTGGAACGGAAAGAAAATGCACGCCAACCACTTCCTTGTCACTGATTTTCTCAAGAACAAGCTCAAATTCCGG GGTTTCGTGATTTCAGACTGGCAAGGCATTGATCGGATTACTAGTCCTCCAGGCGTGAACTATTCTTATTCAGTCGAGGCTGGAGTTGGTGCCGGTATTGACATG ATCATGGTTCCTTATGCCTACACGGAATTCATTGATGATCTGACATACCAAGTTAAGAACAACATTATCCCCATGAGCAGAATCGACGATGCTGTCTACAGGATTCTTCGGGTCAAGTTCACCATGGGTCTTTTTGAGAGCCCCTATGCTGACCCAAGCCTCGTCGGTGAACTCGGGAAGCAG GAACACCGCGATCTCGCTCGTGAGGCCGTCAGGAAGTCATTGGTGCTGCTGAAAAATGGAAAATCTGCCTCCAGCCCATTGTTGCCTCTCCCAAAGAAGGCCGGTAAGATCCTCGTCGCCGGAAGCCACGCCGATGACTTGGGCCTCCAGTGCGGAGGATGGACCATCACATGGCAAGGACAGACCGGCAACGACAAAACTGCCG GGACGACGATCCTTTCGGCGATCAAGTCCACCGTCGACCCCAGCACGGAGGTGGTCTTCTCGGAGAACCCGGACAGCGCCGCCGTGGACAGCGGCAAGTATGACTATGCCATCGTGGTGGTCGGCGAGCCGCCCTACGCCGAGACGTTCGGCGACAACCTCAACCTGACGATCCCTGCCCCGGGTCCCTCGGTGATCCAGAGCGTGTGCAAGAGCGTCAAGTGCGTGGTGGTGCTCATCTCCGGCAGGCCGCTGGTGGTGGAGCCGTACATTGGCGCCATGGACGCGTTCGTCGCCGCGTGGCTGCCCGGCTCCGAGGGCCAGGGCGTCGCCGACGCGCTCTTCGGCGACTACGGCTTCACCGGGAAGCTGGCGAGGACGTGGTTCAAGTCGGTGGACCAGCTGCCGATGAACGTCGGCGACAAGCACTACGACCCGCTCTTCCCCTTCGGGTTCGGCCTCACCACCGAGGCCAACAAGTGA